The following coding sequences lie in one Fimbriiglobus ruber genomic window:
- a CDS encoding glycine zipper domain-containing protein, with translation MTGKFYKRLIVLATLVGTGLGAGCSTMNNTEKDATIGGALGAATGLAIGAVTHNPKTGAVVGGLAGAGVGGLIGNEQDKKEKQQADDARLVAAQQAQAAMMTIADVIAMTQQGQSDATIINRIRATGSIFNPSTEDFAALKQYNVTEPVIQEIATSRMRAGVPQPRTVIVQQAPPGYGPPVVYTAPPPPVVVGVGGPVYYGGYGYRRGW, from the coding sequence ATGACCGGTAAATTTTACAAACGGCTGATCGTACTCGCGACATTGGTCGGGACCGGCCTGGGTGCCGGCTGTTCGACCATGAACAACACGGAGAAGGACGCAACCATCGGCGGCGCCCTCGGGGCGGCGACCGGGTTGGCGATCGGCGCGGTCACGCACAACCCGAAGACCGGCGCCGTCGTCGGCGGGTTGGCCGGGGCCGGTGTCGGCGGTCTCATCGGCAACGAACAGGACAAGAAAGAGAAGCAACAAGCGGACGACGCCCGGTTGGTAGCCGCTCAGCAGGCCCAGGCCGCCATGATGACCATCGCGGACGTGATCGCGATGACTCAACAGGGCCAGAGCGATGCAACAATTATCAACCGGATTCGAGCCACTGGTTCGATCTTCAATCCTTCGACCGAGGACTTCGCGGCTCTGAAGCAATACAATGTAACCGAGCCCGTCATCCAAGAGATCGCGACCTCGCGGATGCGTGCGGGAGTCCCGCAGCCGCGGACGGTCATCGTCCAGCAGGCTCCGCCGGGTTACGGGCCGCCGGTCGTGTATACCGCTCCGCCGCCGCCGGTCGTGGTCGGAGTTGGTGGTCCGGTCTATTATGGTGGCTATGGCTATCGGCGGGGATGGTAG
- a CDS encoding MBL fold metallo-hydrolase — translation MTERPVDNAPYQSLTHAGLTVEGYSRAAVQSYWRVPELKIGFDLGAQPWDFMGTPNWFISHTHLDHIAALPVYVARRRMMKMEPPRVFVPAESYEDVKKFLLILQRLDRGRQTCDLVPVEPGQEIELSRDHVATVFATTHTIPSCGLLVWERRNKLKEEYQGLPGERIRDLRLSGTPVTREVRLPLVCYTGDTSPAGLDNYPPVYEAKILITELSFIRASHRRDKIHKFGHMHLDDFLERADRFKNELIVAAHFSTRYHPTEIYRLLEKKLPPTLQERMRLWV, via the coding sequence ATGACCGAGCGACCCGTCGACAACGCCCCGTACCAGAGCCTGACCCACGCCGGGCTGACCGTCGAGGGGTACAGCCGGGCGGCCGTGCAGAGCTACTGGCGGGTGCCGGAACTCAAGATCGGGTTCGACCTGGGGGCCCAGCCGTGGGACTTCATGGGCACCCCGAACTGGTTCATCTCGCACACCCACCTCGACCACATCGCGGCCCTGCCGGTGTACGTCGCCCGCCGGCGGATGATGAAGATGGAACCGCCGCGGGTGTTCGTCCCGGCCGAGAGCTACGAGGACGTGAAGAAGTTCCTGCTGATCCTCCAGCGGCTGGACCGCGGCCGGCAGACGTGCGACCTCGTCCCCGTCGAGCCGGGCCAGGAGATCGAACTCTCCCGCGACCACGTGGCGACCGTGTTCGCCACCACGCACACGATCCCGTCGTGCGGGTTACTGGTTTGGGAGCGGCGGAACAAGTTGAAGGAGGAGTATCAGGGGCTCCCCGGCGAGCGCATCCGCGACTTGCGGCTGTCCGGCACCCCGGTCACCCGCGAGGTCCGGTTGCCGCTCGTGTGCTACACCGGCGACACCAGCCCGGCCGGGTTGGACAACTACCCGCCGGTGTACGAGGCGAAGATCCTGATCACGGAACTGAGTTTCATCCGGGCCAGCCACCGCCGGGACAAGATCCACAAGTTCGGGCACATGCACCTGGACGACTTCCTGGAGCGCGCGGACCGGTTCAAGAACGAACTGATTGTGGCCGCCCACTTCAGCACCCGGTATCACCCCACGGAGATCTACCGCTTACTGGAGAAGAAGCTGCCGCCGACGCTTCAGGAGCGGATGCGCTTGTGGGTGTGA
- a CDS encoding PP2C family protein-serine/threonine phosphatase has translation MVSPLVNIRYASLTDVGVRRSHNQDACATQPASDASVFRTQGHVFIVADGMGGHAVGEKASAKAVRDIPLTYLKHVVHEGPAAAIRRAFREANEAIYGIGQNNPEFKGLGTTGTALFLRSEGAWLGHVGDSRAYRIRGNRIQQLTFDHSWVWEVARRQGIDPDELGDFKKNVIIRSLGPDAEVEADLEGPHPLEPGDRFLLCSDGLSNVVPADELAAVASTFPPDEACRYLVALANLRGGPDNITCLIVQAPGGPGDGSESTRRRGVFGLIRRAAVGWNRFVPWAFTTLGAGVLAAGVSVWLRAEGIPGAVGAFGAAAILILTGLVGLYLHLRLRAEQTSDDPGYVPQELRLYRDYAFEIGKPLVDRFVDMDSSLIEVLKDQDIGEVRETHVKYSAEAAEATGRGDWAAAFRAQFQALQVLAAVYHQHRHKDEVFQPNWVTKTRAAQ, from the coding sequence TTGGTATCGCCTCTCGTGAACATCCGGTACGCCAGCCTGACCGACGTCGGGGTCCGGCGGAGCCATAACCAGGACGCCTGTGCGACGCAGCCCGCGTCGGATGCGTCCGTCTTCCGAACCCAAGGGCACGTTTTTATCGTGGCCGACGGGATGGGCGGCCACGCGGTCGGCGAGAAGGCCAGCGCCAAGGCGGTCCGGGACATTCCGCTCACATATCTCAAGCACGTCGTCCACGAAGGGCCCGCGGCGGCCATCCGCCGGGCGTTCCGCGAGGCGAACGAGGCGATTTACGGGATCGGGCAGAATAACCCGGAATTTAAAGGACTGGGCACCACCGGCACGGCCCTGTTTCTCCGCTCCGAAGGGGCTTGGCTCGGACACGTCGGTGACAGCCGGGCCTATCGGATTCGTGGAAATCGGATTCAGCAGCTCACCTTCGACCACTCGTGGGTTTGGGAGGTGGCCCGCCGGCAGGGGATCGATCCCGACGAACTCGGCGACTTTAAGAAAAACGTCATTATCCGGTCGCTCGGGCCGGACGCCGAGGTCGAAGCCGATCTCGAAGGCCCGCACCCCCTCGAACCCGGCGACCGGTTCTTACTCTGTAGCGATGGTCTGAGTAACGTCGTGCCCGCGGACGAACTCGCCGCTGTCGCGTCCACGTTCCCGCCGGACGAGGCGTGTCGTTACCTCGTCGCGCTCGCCAACCTGCGGGGCGGGCCGGACAACATCACCTGTCTCATCGTCCAGGCGCCCGGTGGACCGGGCGACGGTTCCGAATCGACCCGCCGGAGAGGCGTGTTCGGGCTGATCCGGCGGGCGGCGGTGGGGTGGAACCGGTTCGTGCCGTGGGCGTTTACCACACTGGGTGCCGGGGTGCTGGCGGCCGGGGTGTCGGTCTGGCTTCGGGCCGAGGGAATTCCCGGGGCGGTCGGGGCATTCGGTGCCGCCGCTATCCTGATTTTGACCGGCCTCGTGGGGCTTTACCTCCACTTACGGCTCCGCGCCGAACAGACGAGCGACGACCCGGGGTACGTGCCGCAGGAACTTCGCCTCTATCGCGATTACGCGTTCGAGATTGGGAAACCGTTGGTGGACCGGTTCGTCGACATGGACAGCAGCCTGATCGAAGTACTCAAAGATCAAGACATCGGCGAGGTACGAGAAACCCACGTGAAGTACTCGGCGGAAGCGGCGGAAGCGACCGGACGAGGCGACTGGGCAGCCGCTTTCCGCGCACAATTCCAAGCCCTCCAGGTTCTCGCCGCGGTCTACCACCAGCACCGGCACAAGGACGAAGTCTTTCAACCCAACTGGGTCACAAAGACACGGGCGGCACAATAG
- a CDS encoding RidA family protein — translation MSSKPETRIQELHLTLPPAPKPVAVYKTAVKVGSLLFVSGHGPLKADKTLILGRIGQDMTLEQGKDAARQVGLAVLATVRDQLGSLDKVKRLVKTLGWVNCTADFIDQPKVINGFSELMKDVFGDDAGIGSRSAVSAHTLPGGIAVEVECVFEVE, via the coding sequence ATGTCCAGCAAGCCCGAAACGCGAATTCAGGAATTGCACCTCACCCTTCCCCCGGCGCCGAAGCCAGTCGCGGTCTACAAGACGGCCGTGAAAGTCGGCTCGCTGTTGTTCGTCTCCGGGCACGGCCCGTTAAAGGCGGACAAGACGCTGATCCTCGGCCGCATCGGGCAGGACATGACGCTCGAACAAGGCAAAGACGCCGCCCGGCAAGTCGGGCTCGCCGTCCTCGCCACCGTCCGCGACCAACTCGGGTCGCTGGACAAGGTGAAGCGGCTCGTCAAGACGCTCGGCTGGGTCAACTGCACGGCGGACTTCATCGACCAGCCGAAGGTCATCAACGGCTTCTCGGAACTGATGAAAGACGTGTTCGGCGACGACGCCGGGATCGGCTCCCGCAGTGCCGTCTCCGCGCATACCCTACCGGGCGGGATCGCGGTCGAAGTGGAATGCGTGTTCGAGGTGGAATAA
- a CDS encoding PQQ-binding-like beta-propeller repeat protein gives MIPIAAALAALGFAPAPEIKPVPGDWPQFRGPDRNAVSTEKGLLQQWPTEGPKKLWTVSGCGGGYSTVSVVGGWIFGTGKKDSKEYVWARDEATGEEKWATPFTEAKGVGYGEGTRSTPTFSNGKVYAVGMNGELVCCEATTGKILWHKNYAKDFGGVPPGWGYCESVLVDEGKVIGTPCSAKAAMVALDANTGETIWQTAVEKPGGAGGYASPIKAEVGGVPMYINLLGKTGGVIAVHAKTGKTLWQYDKMMNGTANIPSPVVKGDMVFCSTGYGAGSALLQMETDKSGGVSVKEIRFYKGDELQNHHGGMIPVGDYVYFGNQHGNGNPVCVDLKSGDIKWKEKKNVGGGGGSAAIAYADGMLYFRYENGTIVLIKADPEHFKLVSSFKIPEPSGKASWPHPTIANGRLFIRDQDKLHCFNLKDSTN, from the coding sequence ATGATCCCGATCGCTGCAGCCTTGGCTGCGCTCGGCTTTGCGCCGGCCCCCGAAATCAAACCCGTTCCGGGCGACTGGCCGCAGTTCCGCGGGCCGGACCGGAACGCCGTCTCGACCGAAAAGGGCCTTCTCCAGCAGTGGCCGACGGAAGGGCCGAAGAAACTCTGGACCGTAAGCGGGTGCGGCGGCGGGTACAGCACCGTGAGCGTCGTGGGCGGTTGGATCTTCGGGACGGGCAAGAAAGATTCAAAGGAATACGTCTGGGCCCGGGATGAAGCCACGGGCGAGGAAAAGTGGGCGACGCCGTTCACCGAAGCCAAGGGCGTCGGTTACGGCGAGGGCACGCGGAGTACACCCACGTTTTCCAACGGCAAGGTCTATGCGGTCGGGATGAACGGCGAACTGGTTTGTTGCGAGGCTACGACCGGGAAGATTCTTTGGCACAAGAACTACGCCAAGGACTTTGGCGGCGTCCCCCCCGGCTGGGGCTACTGCGAATCGGTCCTCGTGGACGAGGGCAAGGTCATCGGTACGCCCTGTTCGGCCAAGGCCGCGATGGTCGCGCTCGACGCGAACACCGGCGAAACGATTTGGCAAACGGCGGTCGAGAAGCCGGGCGGCGCGGGCGGGTATGCGTCTCCGATCAAGGCCGAGGTCGGCGGCGTCCCGATGTATATCAACCTGCTCGGCAAAACCGGTGGGGTGATCGCGGTCCACGCGAAGACCGGCAAAACACTGTGGCAGTACGACAAAATGATGAACGGCACCGCGAACATTCCGAGCCCGGTGGTCAAGGGCGACATGGTGTTTTGTTCCACCGGTTACGGGGCCGGCTCGGCGCTGCTCCAGATGGAGACCGACAAGTCGGGCGGGGTGAGCGTCAAAGAAATCCGGTTTTACAAGGGCGACGAACTGCAAAATCACCACGGCGGCATGATTCCCGTCGGCGACTATGTGTACTTCGGCAACCAGCACGGCAACGGCAACCCGGTCTGCGTCGACCTCAAGTCCGGCGACATCAAGTGGAAGGAAAAGAAGAACGTGGGCGGCGGCGGCGGCTCGGCCGCGATCGCTTACGCGGACGGCATGCTCTACTTCCGCTACGAAAACGGCACGATCGTGCTCATCAAAGCCGACCCGGAACACTTCAAACTGGTGTCGTCGTTCAAGATCCCGGAGCCGAGCGGCAAGGCGAGCTGGCCGCACCCGACGATCGCCAACGGCCGCCTCTTCATCCGCGACCAGGACAAGCTGCACTGCTTTAACCTCAAGGACAGCACGAACTGA
- a CDS encoding DHH family phosphoesterase, whose protein sequence is MARRSAESLAKGTIGYARLRPSDRFLGGLRAADRVVFVSHVHPDPDSLGSMFALAHLVESKLDKPTLMTRDGPISRAENRAMVDILHLDLCPIEAVEWAAGDAVVMVDSQPRTGRHTLPETVPIYAVIDHHDTPGHLGRVAFVDVRPEFGATCTMVTQYLTEQQVAFPDKVATALLYGIETEVTGYPREGGRQDDEALIRVYPLADKDTLARIHNARLPISHFGCLLHALQSSFIYDRLVMSWINPLPRPEHVAEVVDLMIRFEEVEWAVCGGVHGDQLILSLRSSKPNAKSGEILRKVVGDLGKAGGHDRRAGGCIPLASTAPAAIEDLQRELRRRFLKVLKIDDARGRRLVALKDMLQNLQS, encoded by the coding sequence ATGGCGCGTCGAAGCGCCGAATCGCTCGCGAAGGGGACGATCGGGTACGCCCGGCTCCGTCCGTCCGACCGGTTCTTGGGTGGCTTGCGGGCGGCGGATCGAGTCGTGTTCGTGTCCCACGTACACCCCGACCCCGATAGCTTGGGCAGCATGTTCGCGTTGGCCCACCTGGTCGAGTCCAAACTCGACAAGCCGACCTTGATGACCCGCGACGGCCCGATCAGCCGGGCGGAAAATCGGGCGATGGTCGATATTTTGCACCTCGACCTGTGCCCGATCGAAGCGGTCGAGTGGGCGGCCGGCGACGCCGTCGTCATGGTCGACAGTCAACCCCGGACCGGACGACACACCCTCCCGGAAACCGTTCCCATCTACGCCGTCATCGACCACCACGACACGCCCGGCCACCTCGGTCGCGTCGCGTTCGTGGACGTCCGGCCCGAATTCGGGGCCACGTGTACGATGGTGACGCAATACCTCACGGAACAACAAGTCGCGTTTCCGGACAAGGTCGCGACGGCTCTGCTCTACGGCATCGAGACGGAAGTCACCGGGTATCCCCGGGAGGGGGGCCGGCAGGACGACGAGGCGCTGATCCGGGTCTACCCGCTCGCCGACAAGGACACGCTCGCCCGCATCCACAACGCCCGCCTCCCGATCAGCCACTTCGGGTGTCTGCTCCACGCCCTCCAGAGTTCGTTCATTTACGACCGCCTGGTGATGTCGTGGATCAACCCGCTGCCCCGGCCCGAACACGTGGCCGAAGTCGTCGACCTCATGATCCGCTTCGAGGAGGTGGAGTGGGCGGTGTGCGGTGGGGTTCACGGCGACCAATTGATTTTGTCCCTCCGGTCTTCAAAACCGAACGCGAAATCCGGTGAAATCTTGCGCAAGGTTGTCGGCGATCTCGGGAAAGCGGGCGGGCACGACCGCCGGGCCGGCGGCTGCATCCCGCTCGCGAGTACGGCCCCGGCCGCGATCGAAGATCTCCAACGGGAATTACGGCGGCGGTTTTTGAAAGTGTTAAAAATCGACGACGCACGCGGCCGCCGTCTCGTGGCCCTGAAAGACATGCTGCAAAATCTTCAGTCCTGA
- a CDS encoding mandelate racemase/muconate lactonizing enzyme family protein: MISTLSPMRITTITTDHLRVPLPKRGKISLISAQPRTSGGPEFVDLILARIETDTGTTGLGFTYLLGPGSAVVRALLETELAPLMTGENPHDTDRLLGKAEAHFRAAGFAGLPARAYSAIDIALWDLKARSAGVPLYQLLGGARAATPYFISDGAGTTWDAGDVVKGVKPAIKQGAMGVRVEIGGGDVNADAEQVRELHDALGDEAWLGVSAGGRYDLNTALALAHFFDDQGIDWFEDPIPAADFSGYARIADRLEVLLAVGATFDRREDFYRVIRDGLARVVRPDPCRLGGITPVLKIAAAAEAYHVAVSPVRTPEIGVHLACALTAAPHADSVSWFHEVFNGGPKVENGKLVPPTEPGLGLTVNAEAVAKLRV, encoded by the coding sequence GTGATTTCTACACTAAGCCCCATGCGAATCACCACGATCACGACCGACCATCTGCGCGTTCCCCTCCCGAAGCGCGGCAAGATCTCCCTGATCTCCGCCCAACCGCGCACAAGTGGCGGGCCAGAATTCGTCGACCTGATCCTTGCCCGGATCGAAACGGACACCGGCACTACGGGGCTCGGCTTCACGTACCTGCTCGGGCCGGGGTCGGCGGTCGTTCGCGCGTTACTGGAAACGGAACTCGCGCCGCTCATGACCGGCGAAAACCCGCACGACACTGACCGGCTGCTCGGGAAAGCAGAGGCCCATTTCCGCGCCGCCGGCTTCGCCGGGCTCCCGGCCCGCGCGTACAGCGCGATCGACATCGCCCTCTGGGATTTGAAAGCCAGGTCGGCGGGCGTGCCGCTTTACCAACTCCTCGGCGGCGCGCGGGCGGCGACGCCGTACTTTATTTCGGACGGCGCGGGGACCACGTGGGACGCCGGCGACGTGGTCAAAGGCGTGAAGCCCGCGATCAAGCAAGGGGCGATGGGCGTCCGCGTCGAGATCGGCGGCGGCGACGTGAACGCCGACGCCGAGCAGGTCCGCGAACTGCACGACGCGCTCGGCGACGAGGCGTGGCTCGGCGTCTCCGCCGGCGGCCGGTATGACCTGAACACCGCCCTCGCGCTCGCCCACTTTTTCGACGACCAGGGCATCGACTGGTTCGAAGACCCGATCCCCGCGGCCGACTTCTCCGGCTACGCCCGGATCGCCGACCGGCTCGAAGTCCTCCTCGCCGTCGGCGCGACGTTTGACCGCCGGGAAGACTTTTACCGCGTGATCCGGGACGGTCTCGCCCGCGTCGTCCGGCCCGATCCGTGTCGTCTCGGCGGTATCACCCCGGTCCTCAAGATCGCCGCCGCGGCCGAGGCTTACCACGTCGCGGTCTCGCCGGTCCGGACGCCGGAGATCGGCGTCCACCTCGCGTGCGCCCTCACGGCCGCCCCACACGCCGATTCGGTGTCGTGGTTCCACGAGGTCTTTAACGGCGGCCCCAAAGTGGAAAACGGGAAGCTGGTGCCGCCCACCGAACCCGGATTGGGCCTCACGGTGAACGCGGAGGCCGTGGCAAAACTTCGCGTGTAA
- a CDS encoding ArsR/SmtB family transcription factor, producing the protein MTDPKQAKQCAELLQAIAEPNRIRIIDALRTGKKNVTELAKLLNVEIVNVSHHLGVLRQAGLVQDEKHGRFVEYSLHPKHFSNETAKATFLDLGWCRIEIPHN; encoded by the coding sequence ATGACCGATCCCAAGCAAGCCAAACAGTGTGCCGAACTGCTCCAAGCGATCGCGGAACCCAACCGCATCCGCATCATCGACGCGCTTCGAACGGGCAAGAAGAATGTGACCGAGCTGGCCAAGCTCCTGAATGTTGAAATCGTCAACGTTTCTCATCACCTGGGCGTCCTGCGCCAGGCGGGCCTGGTCCAGGACGAGAAGCACGGCCGGTTCGTCGAATACTCCTTGCACCCGAAACACTTCTCGAACGAAACCGCCAAGGCGACCTTCCTCGACCTGGGCTGGTGCCGCATCGAAATCCCGCACAACTAA
- a CDS encoding rhomboid family intramembrane serine protease, with protein MGIYDRDYYRESSTDWWGFLGSRPATVGLIVVSCAVFVGQLMTRVGRDGSDLFMLWGDFYPPAIFHGQVWRLLTAYFLDDTSNFLRLAFNMLILYWAGREIEGIYGSREFLCFYLFSALLISLGSLVLAATELIDPEHHQIGSGGPVTTTFLLYACHYPYRKILLFFILPVPVWALALGTLVIGFMGALGSGRPGIGLTTYLIGGLFAYLYFRSSLRLSSLLAVSFTARARRAPPPRLFVPPVDDDRDPVRATPPNRGGRGAAAERDGSTLDEHLEAKVDQVLEKVARFGRESLSPDEHELLLKASEIYKRRRGS; from the coding sequence ATGGGCATTTACGACCGCGATTACTACCGGGAATCGTCCACCGATTGGTGGGGATTTCTCGGTTCCCGTCCGGCGACGGTCGGTTTGATAGTCGTTTCGTGCGCGGTGTTCGTCGGCCAACTCATGACACGGGTCGGCCGAGACGGGTCCGATTTGTTTATGCTCTGGGGCGATTTTTATCCCCCCGCTATTTTCCACGGGCAGGTCTGGCGACTGCTGACCGCTTACTTCCTGGACGACACGTCCAATTTTCTCCGCCTCGCGTTCAACATGTTGATCTTGTATTGGGCGGGTCGTGAGATCGAAGGGATTTACGGCTCGCGCGAGTTCCTTTGCTTTTACCTGTTTTCCGCCCTCCTCATTTCCCTCGGCTCGCTCGTTCTTGCGGCGACCGAACTCATCGATCCGGAACACCACCAGATCGGATCGGGCGGCCCGGTCACGACGACATTTCTCCTGTACGCATGTCACTATCCTTACCGGAAAATTTTGCTCTTTTTCATTCTGCCGGTACCCGTTTGGGCTCTGGCCCTCGGCACGCTCGTCATTGGCTTCATGGGGGCGCTCGGGTCGGGACGACCCGGAATTGGTTTGACCACGTATTTGATCGGCGGGTTGTTCGCGTACCTCTACTTCCGGTCTTCACTGCGGCTCTCCTCGTTGCTAGCTGTTTCTTTCACTGCCAGGGCGCGCCGCGCGCCGCCCCCCCGGCTGTTCGTGCCGCCGGTCGACGACGACCGCGATCCCGTGCGCGCGACCCCGCCGAACCGGGGCGGCCGCGGGGCGGCCGCGGAGCGCGACGGCAGCACGCTAGACGAACACCTCGAAGCCAAGGTCGACCAGGTTTTGGAAAAGGTCGCTCGATTCGGCCGCGAGAGCCTCTCCCCGGACGAACATGAGCTGTTGCTAAAAGCGAGTGAAATATACAAGCGCCGTCGCGGTAGTTAA
- a CDS encoding FmdB family zinc ribbon protein gives MISVFFLNLSCTETPSVPIYPFTCNACGTAFESLVARPTTSPRAECPECQSENVTRGFGVPAKTTAQTSAPLPRTNCRGDGPPCGAAWCGRGPAAD, from the coding sequence ATGATATCGGTGTTTTTTCTGAATCTCAGTTGTACAGAGACGCCCTCCGTGCCTATCTATCCTTTTACATGCAACGCCTGCGGAACGGCCTTTGAATCTCTCGTCGCCCGCCCCACGACCAGCCCGCGAGCCGAATGTCCCGAATGCCAGAGTGAAAATGTCACCCGCGGGTTTGGTGTGCCCGCGAAAACGACCGCACAGACGTCCGCGCCACTTCCTCGGACCAACTGCCGGGGCGACGGCCCGCCGTGCGGGGCCGCATGGTGCGGGCGCGGTCCCGCGGCCGATTGA
- a CDS encoding PEGA domain-containing protein, whose amino-acid sequence MTIGRSGLIVLAGAVGLLTGCVDRRYVVETNAYGAQISVDGKLIGPSPADGRWEYAGYYEIMAVAPGYQPLTKKVRFKAKWYEYPPFDLFAEVLWPFRIEHVERVKLCLEPYQPVNQSTLNNNADGLRARGLALPDSLVKDEVLPNQTRPVQTPPGPPPGSVPGILPSNMPISPAAALPQPGDSGTGSTPSPAPVMPSPFNPIFGPGAATTPR is encoded by the coding sequence ATGACGATCGGGCGAAGCGGACTGATCGTGCTGGCCGGCGCAGTCGGACTTCTGACCGGGTGCGTCGACCGCCGGTACGTGGTCGAAACGAACGCCTACGGTGCGCAGATCTCCGTCGACGGCAAACTGATCGGCCCGAGCCCGGCCGACGGACGGTGGGAGTACGCCGGGTATTACGAGATCATGGCCGTCGCCCCGGGGTATCAACCGCTGACGAAGAAGGTTCGCTTCAAAGCCAAGTGGTACGAATACCCCCCGTTCGACCTGTTCGCCGAGGTGCTGTGGCCGTTCCGGATCGAACACGTCGAGCGAGTCAAGCTCTGTTTGGAGCCGTACCAGCCGGTCAACCAGTCGACTTTGAACAACAACGCCGACGGTCTCCGGGCCCGGGGCCTGGCGCTGCCGGACTCGCTGGTCAAGGACGAGGTGCTGCCGAACCAGACGCGCCCGGTCCAAACACCTCCGGGCCCGCCACCCGGCTCCGTGCCCGGCATTCTGCCGAGCAACATGCCGATTTCGCCGGCCGCTGCACTGCCTCAGCCGGGCGACTCCGGAACGGGCAGCACACCCTCGCCAGCGCCGGTAATGCCGAGCCCCTTCAACCCGATTTTCGGCCCGGGGGCGGCTACGACCCCCCGGTGA
- a CDS encoding alpha/beta fold hydrolase, with protein sequence MSDFSWVESAGCRIAYKVRGDGPPVIFIQGVGVHGDGWSPQVDTLSSRYRCLTFDNRGLGQSQSAVGALSIEQMASDALAILDALEWKTAHVVGHSMGGAIALQLALAARARVRSLSLLCTFANGRDATRLSLGMIWTGLRTRIGTRRMRRRAFLEIIMPPAALAGVDRDALAERMVPYFGRDLADQPPIVMKQLGALSRFDATPRLGELEGLPTLIVSAAHDRISPPVIGRRFYTAIPGARFVEMADAAHGVPIHDADRINALLLDHFQRADGV encoded by the coding sequence ATGTCCGATTTCTCGTGGGTGGAGTCGGCCGGGTGTCGGATCGCGTACAAGGTGCGCGGCGACGGTCCGCCGGTGATTTTCATTCAGGGCGTGGGCGTCCACGGCGACGGGTGGAGCCCCCAGGTCGACACCCTATCGTCGCGGTATCGCTGCCTGACGTTTGATAACCGCGGCCTCGGGCAAAGCCAATCTGCCGTCGGCGCCCTCTCTATCGAACAGATGGCTTCTGATGCCCTGGCTATCCTCGACGCGCTGGAATGGAAGACGGCCCACGTCGTCGGTCACTCGATGGGCGGTGCGATCGCGTTGCAGCTGGCACTTGCCGCACGCGCTCGCGTGCGCAGCCTCTCGCTCCTCTGTACCTTCGCCAACGGCCGGGATGCGACACGCTTGAGCCTGGGCATGATCTGGACGGGACTACGAACCCGTATCGGCACACGGCGGATGCGCCGCCGGGCATTCCTCGAAATCATCATGCCGCCCGCCGCACTCGCGGGCGTCGACCGCGACGCCTTGGCGGAACGCATGGTCCCGTATTTCGGCCGCGACCTGGCCGATCAACCGCCGATCGTAATGAAACAACTCGGGGCTCTCAGCCGGTTCGACGCGACACCACGTCTGGGGGAATTGGAAGGCCTGCCCACTCTCATCGTCAGCGCCGCACATGACAGAATCTCGCCGCCCGTGATCGGGCGGCGATTCTACACTGCGATCCCCGGCGCTCGTTTTGTCGAAATGGCCGACGCCGCCCACGGCGTACCGATCCACGACGCGGACCGGATTAATGCGTTACTTCTCGATCATTTCCAGCGTGCGGACGGCGTTTGA